GACGCCGCCGAcgatgccgccgccgccgccgccgccgccgccgatgCCGCCGCCGGGTTCGCGCCGCCCGGCtcctcgcccgccccgccgccgccgccgccgccgccgccggggaagATGAGGAGCCCCTCGCCCTCGGCGTCCTCGGCCAGGCTGTAGCACGCCTTCACCACGCCcagcggcggggcccgcggcggctcgggcggggccgccggcccctccgccgcgcccgccgccgccgccgccgccgccgccgccgcctgcggccACGCCCGGGGGCCCCGTCGCCGCCTGGCCGCCGCCGGCTCCACCTTGACGATGCAGACGTCGGGCGCggcgtcctcctcctcctcctcctcctcctcctcctcgggcttggggggcggcggggggcgcagcgggggctgcccggcgggcggcggctggaTGAAGCGGGCGAGGGCGCCGCGGCAGCGCTCCACCACGTGCTCCATCTGCAGGTAGCTGGCGGCCGTCAGGTAGTTGACGAGGTCGCGGCCGGCGAACTCGAGGGCGCCGGTGTAGCAGGAGAGCAGGAGGTCGGCCAGCACGCGGGCGCTGTGGGCCAGCGAGACGCGGAGCTCGGCCGCCGGGTTGAGGAGGAACTGGTCGCGCAGGAAGGGGGAGC
This window of the Mycteria americana isolate JAX WOST 10 ecotype Jacksonville Zoo and Gardens unplaced genomic scaffold, USCA_MyAme_1.0 Scaffold_242, whole genome shotgun sequence genome carries:
- the LOC142403395 gene encoding LOW QUALITY PROTEIN: zinc finger and BTB domain-containing protein 12-like (The sequence of the model RefSeq protein was modified relative to this genomic sequence to represent the inferred CDS: inserted 3 bases in 2 codons), producing the protein MSSCAEVLRFQLPGHEAAALRSMNRLRAEERFCDVTIVARSLRFRGHRVILAACSPFLRDQFLLNPAAELRVSLAHSARVLADLLLSCYTGALEFAGRDLVNYLTAASYLQMEHVVERCRGALARFIQPPPAGQPPLRPPPPPKPEEEEEEEEEEDAAPDVCIVKVEPAAARRRRXPPGVAAGGGGGGGGGGGRGGXGPAAPPEPPRAPPLGVVKACYSLAEDAEGEGLLIFPGGGGGGGGGAGEEPGGANPAAASAAAAAAAAASSAASAAAASSAPARCGKCGEAFQGVEKLVFHMRAQHFVFMCPRCGKQFNHSSNLNRHMNVHRGVKSHGCGVCGKSFTQKSTLHDHMNLHSGERPYRCSYCDVRFAHKPAIRRHLKEQHGKTTAENVLEASVAEINVLVR